Proteins found in one Silene latifolia isolate original U9 population unplaced genomic scaffold, ASM4854445v1 scaffold_20.1, whole genome shotgun sequence genomic segment:
- the LOC141638436 gene encoding putative glycerol-3-phosphate transporter 4, with translation MDKKYHRSGDVMRGTPPGIALIRRFRGKDWSFSSYRYAVLLITFIAYTCYHASRKPSSIVKSVLHPQPDHGAVTKPWPLGNVFVRQELMGSDENSQTKKGWAPFDKKGGTSRLGEIDVAFLACYSMGMYVAGHLGDSLDLRLFLTSGMLGSGVFVALFGMGYFWNIHAFWFYLLMQMIAGLFQATGWPSVVAVIGNWFGKRKRGLIMGIWNAHTSVGNITGSLLAASVLEYGWGWSFIAPGAFIFLGGILVYLFLAAYPEDLGFPCPDYVGNNQGTGQSDLEARSQKLEPIESQSDGARQMSSTTRRSVGLFEACLIPGVIPFALCLFFAKLVAYTFLYWLPFYLSQTAIGGEYVSVKSAGNLSTLFDVGGIVGGIVAGHLSDKLNARAITAATFMFFAIPSMLLYRFYGGVSMTMNIVLMMVVGLFVNGPYALITTAVSADLGTHSSLKGDSRALATVTAIIDGTGSVGAALGPLLTGFLSTKGWDQVFVMLMIGALIAGLLLSRLVVTEISDMLKSKRSINSQHLEGSESQPLLSNQR, from the exons ATGGACAAGAAGTATCATCGGAGTGGTGACGTGATGAGGGGGACACCACCTGGGATTGCTCTTATAAGAAGATTCAGAGGCAAAGATTGGAGTTTTTCCTCATATAGATATGCAGTTTTGTTAATTACCTTTATTGCGTATACTTGTTATCATGCTTCCAGAAAACCAAGTAGCATTGTGAAGAGTGTTCTGCATCCACAACCAGATCATGGAGCAGTGACCAAGCCTTGGCCTCTTGGGAATGTTTTTGTCAGGCAAGAACTAATGGGTAGTGATGAAAACAGTCAGACAAAAAAAGGCTGGGCACCTTTTGATAAAAAAGGCGGGACTTCGAGATTGGGTGAGATTGATGTTGCATTCCTTGCATGCTACTCTATGGGCATGTATGTTGCTGGTCACTTGGGTGATAGTCTTGATCTAAGGCTGTTCTTGACTTCTGGCATGCTTGGTAGTGGTGTATTTGTTGCTCTTTTTGGCATGGGTTACTTCTGGAACATTCATGCGTTTTGGTTCTATCTCTTGATGCAAATGATAGCTGGATTATTTCAAGCTACTGGCTGGCCTTCTGTGGTTGCTGTAATTGGTAATTGGTTTGGGAAAAGAAAAAGGGGATTGATCATGGGTATCTGGAATGCTCACACATCAGTAGGGAATATTACGGGATCTCTTCTCGCTGCAAGCGTTTTGGAATATGGATGGGGCTGGTCTTTCATAGCTCCAGGGGCATTTATCTTTCTAGGGGGAATTCTGGTTTACTTGTTCTTGGCTGCGTATCCCGAGGACTTGGGTTTTCCTTGTCCTGACTATGTAGGCAACAATCAAGGGACAGGACAGAGTGATCTAGAAGCACGGAGCCAAAAACTAGAACCAATTGAATCTCAATCAGACGGTGCTCGTCAAATGTCTTCAACAACTAGGAGGAGTGTCGGACTCTTTGAAGCTTGTTTAATACCTGGAGTAATACCATTTGCCTTGTGTCTCTTCTTTGCGAAGCTTGTGGCCTACACTTTTCTCTATTGGCTACCATTTTACCTTAGTCAGACAG CAATTGGTGGAGAGTACGTATCTGTGAAGTCCGCTGGGAATTTGTCGACTCTCTTCGATGTAGGTGGCATTGTGGGTGGCATAGTAGCTGGTCACCTCTCTGATAAGCTCAATGCCAGAGCAATTACTGCAGCTACATTCATGTTTTTTGCGATCCCGTCAATGCTCCTATATCGGTTCTATGGGGGTGTTTCCATGACCATGAACATTGTCCTCATGATGGTTGTTGGTTTGTTTGTCAATGGACCATATGCACTAATAACAACTGCAGTTTCTGCAGATCTCGGGACTCATAGCTCTTTAAAGGGGGATTCCCGAGCACTGGCAACCGTGACTGCTATCATTGATGGTACAGGGTCAGTAGGTGCAGCACTAGGTCCTCTGCTCACTGGGTTTCTTTCAACGAAGGGATGGGATCAGGTCTTTGTGATGCTAATGATTGGTGCTCTAATAGCGGGTCTTCTATTGTCACGACTTGTAGTAACGGAAATTTCAGATATGCTTAAGAGTAAGAGATCCATTAATTCGCAACACCTGGAAG GTTCTGAATCTCAACCTCTTCTAAGTAACCAGAGATGA
- the LOC141638229 gene encoding uncharacterized protein LOC141638229 isoform X1: METTTTTSATSIIKSNGGGGSIIIKQQSRMKLENPFTLKVLQVFTGFGFGCGLGIGVGRPLNLGAIPVLSEVTRAASGATHAFSGVGRHVNQSLKKIGAKNIEAGIGCGVGFGHGFGIGIALKPGVMQKIQLFMMETMSKMMTKFGAAPDFSIGQGVLPASVQSGMNIAPVSAQDPLGSILQLGKKVPNVMNQDTLRNSKIHGGDGNLTSEDAPLSFSVGSRTEKLINGLLQDPVLRGVDTEIHARDDELKSENRVLRMVVKHQQIIEDLMEENERLRHILVEDLKVAPSKLVARRPSKNISPCTDCFECRRKQRRK, encoded by the exons ATggagacaacaacaacaacttctgCAACAAGTATCATAAAGAGCAATGGAGGAGGAGGAAGCATAATAATAAAGCAGCAAAGTAGAATGAAATTAGAGAATCCCTTTACTCTTAAAGTACTCCAAGTTTTCACTGGTTTTGGCTTTGGTTGTGGTCTTGGTATCGGTGTTGGCCGTCCTTTAAATTTAG GTGCAATTCCTGTACTGAGTGAAGTTACGAGGGCCGCAAGTGGTGCAACACATGCTTTCTCGGGTGTCGGGAGACATGTGAATCAATCT CTGAAAAAAATAGGTGCAAAAAATATTGAAGCGGGCATTGGTTGTGGAGTTGGTTTTGGCCATGGTTTTGGAATTG GTATTGCTCTGAAGCCTGGAGTGATGCAAAAGATTCAGTTGTTTATGATG GAAACAATGAGCAAAATGATGACAAAATTTGGGGCTGCACCTGATTTTTCCATTGGCCAAGGTGTACTCCCTGCGTCAGTGCAAAGTGGCATGAACATTGCTCCTGTGTCTGCTCAAGATCCTCTAGGAAGTATTTTACAGCTCGGAAAAAAGGTGCCAAACGTGATGAACCAAGACACGTTAAGAAATAGCAAAATACATGGAGGGGATGGAAACTTGACATCAGAGGATGCTCCTTTGAGTTTTTCGGTTGGTAGTCGGACTGAGAAACTTATCAATGGACTTCTGCAGGATCCAGTTTTAAGAGGAGTAGACACTGAAATACATGCTAGG GACGATGAATTGAAGTCAGAAAACAGAGTTCTTCGAATG GTAGTGAAACACCAGCAAATCATCGAGGATCTGATGGAGGAGAATGAGAGACTTCGTCATATATTGGTCGAAGACCTTAAAGTTGCGCCTAGTAAGCTTGTAGCTCGACGTCCTAGTAAAAACATATCTCCATGTACTGATTGTTTTGAGTGCCGtagaaagcaaagaagaaagtaa
- the LOC141638229 gene encoding uncharacterized protein LOC141638229 isoform X2 — MDLGNLFRHKFKGCPQKLDPKKPCAIPVLSEVTRAASGATHAFSGVGRHVNQSLKKIGAKNIEAGIGCGVGFGHGFGIGIALKPGVMQKIQLFMMETMSKMMTKFGAAPDFSIGQGVLPASVQSGMNIAPVSAQDPLGSILQLGKKVPNVMNQDTLRNSKIHGGDGNLTSEDAPLSFSVGSRTEKLINGLLQDPVLRGVDTEIHARDDELKSENRVLRMVVKHQQIIEDLMEENERLRHILVEDLKVAPSKLVARRPSKNISPCTDCFECRRKQRRK, encoded by the exons ATGGACCTTGGAAATTTATTCAGGCACAAATTCAAGGGATGCCCACAAAAATTAGACCCGAAAAAACCAT GTGCAATTCCTGTACTGAGTGAAGTTACGAGGGCCGCAAGTGGTGCAACACATGCTTTCTCGGGTGTCGGGAGACATGTGAATCAATCT CTGAAAAAAATAGGTGCAAAAAATATTGAAGCGGGCATTGGTTGTGGAGTTGGTTTTGGCCATGGTTTTGGAATTG GTATTGCTCTGAAGCCTGGAGTGATGCAAAAGATTCAGTTGTTTATGATG GAAACAATGAGCAAAATGATGACAAAATTTGGGGCTGCACCTGATTTTTCCATTGGCCAAGGTGTACTCCCTGCGTCAGTGCAAAGTGGCATGAACATTGCTCCTGTGTCTGCTCAAGATCCTCTAGGAAGTATTTTACAGCTCGGAAAAAAGGTGCCAAACGTGATGAACCAAGACACGTTAAGAAATAGCAAAATACATGGAGGGGATGGAAACTTGACATCAGAGGATGCTCCTTTGAGTTTTTCGGTTGGTAGTCGGACTGAGAAACTTATCAATGGACTTCTGCAGGATCCAGTTTTAAGAGGAGTAGACACTGAAATACATGCTAGG GACGATGAATTGAAGTCAGAAAACAGAGTTCTTCGAATG GTAGTGAAACACCAGCAAATCATCGAGGATCTGATGGAGGAGAATGAGAGACTTCGTCATATATTGGTCGAAGACCTTAAAGTTGCGCCTAGTAAGCTTGTAGCTCGACGTCCTAGTAAAAACATATCTCCATGTACTGATTGTTTTGAGTGCCGtagaaagcaaagaagaaagtaa